A stretch of Anaeromyxobacter dehalogenans 2CP-1 DNA encodes these proteins:
- a CDS encoding aminopeptidase P N-terminal domain-containing protein, whose amino-acid sequence MAHDPSIHAARRARVFEEMEKRGGGVMVLPAADEKVRNHDSEYLFRQDSDYAWAIGLDEPTGCAVLLARGGERKLVLFVRPRDREKEIWTGRRAGVEGAKELYGADEAYVVAELDEKLPRLVEGARTLWYRIGFDAAWDARLSRILTELRGAARLGKLPPEAVVDPGRIVHELRLVKTPDEIVKLRRAAEISAEAHMAAMRDGLPGRREYQVQSEIEYAFRRRGGSGPGYGTIVAAGVNSTILHYRAGDAVLKDGDVCLVDAGGEYQWYTADVTRTFPVSGEFSPAQAELYSLCLEVQKRAVASVRPGTTLDAIHDQTVRELTDGLIGLGLLKGSVDERIADKSFRRYYMHRTSHWLGMDVHDVGDYYVDGKSRPLVPGMVLTIEPGLYVAEDDPDAPEALRGVGIRIEDDVLVTDDGHANLTEAVPKEIAEMEAVCVR is encoded by the coding sequence ATGGCCCACGACCCCAGCATCCACGCCGCCCGCCGCGCCCGCGTCTTCGAGGAGATGGAGAAGCGAGGCGGCGGCGTGATGGTGCTCCCCGCCGCCGACGAGAAGGTCCGCAACCACGACTCCGAGTACCTGTTCCGCCAGGACTCCGACTACGCGTGGGCGATCGGCCTCGACGAGCCCACCGGCTGCGCCGTGCTGCTCGCGCGCGGCGGCGAGCGGAAGCTCGTGCTGTTCGTGCGGCCGCGGGATCGCGAGAAGGAGATCTGGACCGGGCGCCGCGCCGGGGTGGAGGGCGCGAAGGAGCTGTACGGCGCCGACGAGGCGTACGTCGTCGCCGAGCTGGACGAGAAGCTGCCCCGGCTCGTCGAGGGGGCGCGGACGCTCTGGTACCGCATCGGCTTCGACGCCGCCTGGGACGCGCGGCTCTCGCGCATCCTCACCGAGCTGCGCGGCGCCGCCCGGCTCGGCAAGCTGCCCCCCGAGGCGGTCGTCGATCCCGGCCGCATCGTCCACGAGCTGCGGCTCGTGAAGACGCCCGACGAGATCGTGAAGCTCCGCCGCGCAGCCGAGATCAGCGCCGAGGCGCACATGGCCGCCATGCGCGACGGCCTGCCCGGCCGCCGCGAGTACCAGGTGCAGTCGGAGATCGAGTACGCGTTCCGCCGCCGCGGCGGGAGCGGGCCCGGCTACGGGACCATCGTGGCCGCCGGCGTGAACTCGACGATCCTCCACTACCGCGCCGGCGACGCCGTGCTGAAGGACGGCGACGTGTGCCTGGTGGACGCCGGCGGCGAGTACCAGTGGTACACCGCCGACGTGACCCGCACGTTCCCCGTGTCCGGCGAGTTCTCCCCCGCGCAGGCCGAGCTGTACTCGCTCTGCCTCGAGGTGCAGAAGCGCGCCGTCGCCTCGGTGCGCCCCGGGACCACGCTCGACGCCATCCACGACCAGACCGTCCGCGAGCTGACCGACGGCCTCATCGGCCTTGGCCTGCTGAAGGGGAGCGTGGACGAGCGCATCGCCGACAAGTCGTTCCGCCGGTACTACATGCACCGCACCAGCCACTGGCTCGGCATGGACGTGCACGACGTCGGCGACTACTACGTGGACGGCAAGTCGCGGCCGCTCGTGCCCGGCATGGTGCTGACCATCGAGCCCGGCCTGTACGTCGCCGAGGACGACCCGGACGCCCCCGAAGCGCTTCGCGGCGTCGGCATCCGCATCGAGGACGACGTGCTCGTCACCGACGACGGTCACGCGAACCTCACCGAGGCCGTGCCCAAGGAGATCGCCGAGATGGAGGCGGTCTGCGTGAGGTAG
- a CDS encoding M61 family metallopeptidase: MRYRLSMPEPHGHLFHVEVHVERPGPSAELRFPVWTPGSYLVREYARHVEGLAAEDGSGRALALERLDKHRVRVACGNATQLVLRYRVYANDLTVRTCHLDGTHGYLNGAAVFPWVPGREREPHLLEIAPPAGWSVATALEGGPTTFTARDYDELADSPVEIGTHRLVRFEALGKPHQIALWGRGHVDGERLAEDARRIVEAQGKLMGGELPYDRYLFIVHVTDKRRGGLEHARSTTLNVARGGFFPRDAYVETLGLFSHEYFHLWNVKRLRPAAFVPFDYGREQYTRLLWWFEGATSYYEQLALVRAGILSPKKWLENLGQALTSLERTPGAGKMSVEEASFLAWVKHYRPDENSPNSAISYYLKGELVALALDLALRRAGHSLDALLRTLYARFADGGVPEDGVERVAAELLGEAPARAFFDRWVRGTAPLQPDLDLVGLALRRRAASGFEDKGGKPASNGNHDDRPPAGWLGADLATSPKLAVRSVREGSPAWRAGLYAEDEVVAEDGFRVDAGALWNRLCEVGEGGALRLTVFRRDELVEVLVTLGKAPEDTLWLEPAAAPSPEQKAAFEAWAGAPFPAK; this comes from the coding sequence ATGCGCTACCGCCTCTCGATGCCCGAGCCCCACGGCCACCTGTTCCACGTCGAGGTGCACGTCGAGCGCCCCGGTCCGTCCGCCGAGCTGCGCTTTCCGGTCTGGACGCCCGGCAGCTACCTGGTCCGCGAGTACGCGCGGCACGTGGAGGGGCTCGCCGCCGAGGACGGCAGCGGGCGAGCGCTCGCCCTGGAGCGGCTCGACAAGCACCGGGTCCGGGTCGCCTGCGGCAACGCGACGCAGCTCGTGCTCCGCTACCGCGTCTACGCGAACGACCTGACCGTCCGCACCTGCCACCTCGACGGCACGCACGGTTACCTGAACGGCGCCGCGGTGTTCCCGTGGGTCCCCGGGCGAGAGCGGGAGCCGCACCTGCTCGAGATCGCCCCGCCCGCCGGCTGGTCGGTCGCGACCGCGCTCGAGGGCGGCCCGACGACGTTCACGGCGCGCGACTACGACGAGCTGGCCGACTCGCCGGTGGAGATCGGCACGCACCGGCTGGTCCGGTTCGAGGCGCTCGGGAAGCCCCACCAGATCGCGCTGTGGGGGCGCGGGCACGTGGACGGGGAGCGGCTCGCCGAGGACGCGCGCCGCATCGTGGAGGCGCAGGGGAAGCTGATGGGCGGGGAGCTGCCCTACGATCGCTACCTCTTCATCGTGCACGTCACCGACAAGCGGCGCGGCGGGCTCGAGCACGCGCGCTCGACGACGCTCAACGTGGCGCGCGGCGGCTTCTTCCCGCGCGACGCGTACGTGGAGACGCTCGGGCTGTTCTCGCACGAGTACTTCCACCTGTGGAACGTGAAGCGGCTCCGCCCCGCGGCGTTCGTGCCGTTCGACTACGGGCGGGAGCAGTACACGCGGCTCCTGTGGTGGTTCGAGGGTGCGACCAGCTACTACGAGCAGCTCGCGCTGGTGCGCGCCGGGATCCTGTCGCCGAAGAAGTGGCTCGAGAACCTCGGCCAGGCGCTCACCAGCCTCGAGCGCACGCCCGGCGCAGGGAAGATGAGCGTCGAGGAGGCGAGCTTCCTCGCCTGGGTGAAGCACTACCGGCCCGACGAGAACTCGCCCAACAGCGCCATCTCCTACTACCTGAAGGGCGAGCTGGTGGCGCTCGCGCTCGACCTCGCGCTGCGCCGCGCCGGCCACTCGCTCGACGCGCTCCTGCGGACGCTGTACGCGCGCTTCGCCGACGGAGGCGTGCCCGAGGACGGCGTGGAGCGGGTCGCCGCCGAGCTGCTCGGCGAGGCGCCCGCGCGCGCGTTCTTCGACCGGTGGGTGCGCGGGACCGCGCCGCTCCAGCCCGACCTCGACCTCGTCGGCCTCGCGCTCCGCCGGCGCGCCGCGAGCGGCTTCGAGGACAAGGGCGGCAAGCCCGCCAGCAACGGCAACCACGATGATCGGCCGCCCGCCGGCTGGCTCGGCGCCGACCTCGCGACGTCGCCCAAGCTCGCGGTGCGGAGCGTGCGCGAGGGCAGCCCCGCCTGGCGGGCCGGGCTCTACGCAGAGGACGAGGTCGTCGCCGAGGACGGGTTCCGGGTGGACGCCGGCGCGCTGTGGAACCGGCTCTGCGAGGTGGGGGAGGGCGGTGCGCTCCGGCTGACCGTGTTCCGCCGCGACGAGCTGGTCGAGGTGCTTGTGACGCTCGGGAAGGCGCCCGAGGACACCCTCTGGCTCGAGCCCGCCGCCGCGCCGTCGCCCGAGCAGAAGGCCGCGTTCGAGGCCTGGGCCGGCGCGCCCTTCCCGGCGAAGTGA
- a CDS encoding FeoA family protein, with protein MMPLGLMGEGEVAEIVSVQCAAGGTAAARVEDMGLRPGKRVRMLSNGAGPVLVKVDESRLAIDRGVAMRIAVRTA; from the coding sequence ATGATGCCGCTCGGGCTGATGGGCGAGGGAGAGGTCGCGGAGATCGTCTCCGTGCAGTGCGCCGCCGGCGGGACCGCCGCGGCGAGGGTCGAGGACATGGGCCTGCGGCCGGGGAAGCGCGTCCGGATGCTGTCGAACGGCGCGGGCCCGGTGCTGGTGAAGGTGGACGAGTCGCGCCTCGCGATCGATCGCGGCGTGGCCATGCGCATCGCGGTGAGGACGGCATGA
- a CDS encoding FeoA family protein, which yields MRTNLASLSPGQRGHITALRAPGALRRRLMDMGLLPGEEVRVEKVAPLGDPIEVTVKRYQLSLRKAEAEGIAVEVMP from the coding sequence ATGAGGACGAACCTGGCGAGTCTCTCCCCCGGGCAGCGGGGGCACATCACGGCGCTCCGGGCGCCGGGCGCCCTGCGGCGCCGGCTCATGGACATGGGCCTTCTGCCCGGCGAGGAGGTCCGCGTGGAGAAGGTGGCGCCGCTCGGCGATCCCATCGAGGTGACGGTGAAGCGCTACCAGCTCTCGCTGCGCAAGGCGGAGGCGGAGGGCATCGCGGTGGAGGTGATGCCGTGA
- a CDS encoding ATP-binding protein, which yields METQGHRGGARPGEPSSPLLRLYLLGRFEAVREDAPIPAHAWRRRRPADLLQLVALTPGRALGRDQAIDALWPDKDPASGANNLHRALYDLRQILGGRWVDIERGQVRMRPDVWVDVDAFEQAIADGGRERLAEAVSLYRGDLCPGEREVPWLSARRAVLRARFVEAAYPLARAHAEAGAAAQAIPLLRRLLEVDPAAEDAHRQLMRLLAESGRRAEALRQYDACEGALRTAGVAVSDDTRLLRQAIQRGEVGHPQARPALDGVRRAARRLLGTVDPPPVRGRGAILLLFESLVERGSGTLILLGERGVGKTRLAVEGARIAQSRGAGVLSCVAGAQGAGVPYGLFADLFREECRLAQGVADPFADANFDGRASAEAVRLRVFDAVTRGLATLGEGRPVYLLLDELHDADESSLNLLHHLALHAGAQRLMIVGTCREDRIHAGTPIQMALSHLDGGRLARGIRVPRLGLVATREQVADLVGGVPPDALVEQVYRVTDGCPFLVEEAVRAQRETGHQVPAEPRAGLRARVARLGPRVEGLLAAAAVAGQRFDFELVRPVTGLTAHEAVGALEACLEHGLLDEDGSGYHFHHGMVRDAILAGLEPTRRAALHGALADALEASAGHEPPSEALARHRREAGQPERALRHLVAAGHRAAARAGLREAVAFYAEALELLAGQASPDPALRLELLEAMGRVQLELGEVSGAARSFGDAALLAGAGGAGRPDVRARSHRLAAIAHAAAGRIDSALAEVAAGLEPAGDEPAPLLHLRAQLDWHRGQYAEARESARACAEAAGRAGDADLLARSHDLSALARGMLGEASTPEDESDAVGLADRCAQDAAPEHPLDLHLVLWDRDLLGDLGCAELARGAGLLVDRARLREAPEAQAAGRLGEGTFALAAGQLEAAELAIRAALDGFRSVGSALGEALALERLGLLLTVLGHLEEARSVLGEAVVVAERSSLRRHALTRIHAAEVRHRLASGLTAAAEDALHEASETAARHGDCLACDAAFRPEAVRVALARGRIPDADLEVLSLEEIARQRGGRGLAAVARLARARVLAGQGRTDDARAALAQARFAFLAGGQRYDAARCVRLEARLGGALPDDLKALDALVRVDADA from the coding sequence ATGGAAACGCAGGGCCATCGAGGCGGAGCCCGGCCCGGCGAGCCATCGTCGCCGCTGCTGCGGCTCTACCTGCTCGGACGGTTCGAGGCGGTCCGGGAGGACGCGCCCATCCCCGCGCACGCCTGGCGCCGCCGCCGGCCCGCCGACCTCCTCCAGCTCGTCGCGCTCACGCCGGGCCGCGCGCTCGGTCGCGACCAGGCCATCGACGCGCTCTGGCCGGACAAGGACCCGGCCAGCGGCGCGAACAACCTGCACCGCGCGCTCTACGACCTGCGCCAGATCCTGGGCGGACGCTGGGTGGACATCGAGCGCGGCCAGGTGCGGATGCGGCCGGACGTCTGGGTGGACGTGGACGCGTTCGAGCAGGCCATCGCCGACGGCGGCCGCGAGCGGCTCGCGGAGGCGGTCTCGCTCTACCGCGGCGACCTCTGCCCGGGCGAGCGCGAGGTGCCCTGGCTCTCGGCCCGCCGCGCGGTGCTGCGGGCACGCTTCGTCGAGGCGGCCTACCCGCTCGCCCGCGCGCACGCGGAGGCCGGCGCGGCGGCCCAGGCGATCCCGCTGCTGCGGCGGCTCCTCGAGGTGGACCCGGCCGCGGAGGACGCGCACCGCCAGCTCATGCGCCTGCTCGCGGAGTCGGGGCGGCGCGCGGAGGCGCTGCGGCAGTACGACGCCTGCGAGGGGGCGCTCCGCACCGCCGGCGTGGCGGTGTCCGACGACACGCGGCTGCTGCGCCAGGCGATCCAGCGCGGCGAGGTGGGCCACCCGCAGGCGCGCCCGGCGCTCGACGGCGTGCGCCGCGCGGCGCGGCGGCTGCTCGGCACGGTGGACCCGCCGCCGGTGCGCGGGCGCGGCGCGATCCTGCTGCTGTTCGAGTCGCTGGTGGAGCGCGGCAGCGGCACGCTGATCTTGCTCGGCGAGCGCGGGGTGGGGAAGACGCGGCTCGCCGTGGAGGGCGCGCGCATCGCGCAGTCCCGCGGGGCGGGGGTGCTCTCGTGCGTGGCCGGCGCGCAGGGCGCGGGCGTGCCGTACGGCCTGTTCGCCGACCTGTTCCGCGAGGAGTGCCGGCTGGCCCAGGGCGTCGCCGACCCGTTCGCCGACGCGAACTTCGACGGCAGGGCCTCGGCGGAGGCGGTGCGCCTGCGGGTGTTCGACGCGGTGACCCGCGGCCTCGCCACGCTGGGCGAAGGCCGGCCGGTGTACCTGCTGCTCGACGAGCTTCACGACGCCGACGAGTCGTCCCTCAACCTGCTCCACCACCTCGCGCTCCACGCCGGCGCGCAGCGCCTCATGATCGTCGGCACCTGCCGCGAGGACCGCATCCACGCGGGCACGCCCATCCAGATGGCGCTGTCGCACCTCGACGGCGGGCGGCTGGCGCGCGGCATCCGCGTGCCGCGGCTCGGCCTGGTCGCCACCCGCGAGCAGGTGGCCGATCTCGTGGGCGGGGTTCCGCCGGACGCGCTGGTGGAGCAGGTGTATCGGGTCACCGACGGCTGCCCGTTCCTGGTGGAGGAGGCGGTGCGCGCGCAGCGCGAGACCGGCCACCAGGTCCCCGCGGAGCCGCGGGCGGGCCTGCGTGCGCGGGTGGCGCGGCTCGGGCCTCGGGTGGAAGGGCTGCTCGCGGCTGCGGCGGTCGCGGGGCAGCGCTTCGACTTCGAGCTGGTGCGGCCGGTCACCGGGCTCACCGCGCACGAGGCGGTGGGCGCGCTGGAGGCGTGCCTGGAGCACGGCCTCCTCGACGAGGACGGCAGCGGGTACCACTTCCACCACGGGATGGTGCGCGACGCGATCCTGGCCGGGCTGGAGCCGACCCGGCGGGCGGCGCTGCACGGCGCCCTCGCCGACGCGCTGGAGGCGAGCGCCGGGCACGAGCCGCCCTCGGAGGCGCTGGCGCGCCACCGACGCGAGGCCGGCCAGCCGGAGCGTGCGTTGCGCCACCTGGTGGCCGCCGGGCACCGCGCCGCGGCGCGGGCCGGCCTGCGCGAGGCGGTCGCGTTCTACGCGGAGGCGCTCGAGCTGCTGGCCGGCCAGGCGAGCCCGGATCCGGCGCTGCGGCTCGAGCTGCTCGAGGCGATGGGGCGGGTGCAGCTCGAGCTGGGCGAGGTGTCGGGCGCGGCCCGCAGCTTCGGCGACGCGGCGCTCCTCGCCGGCGCGGGTGGGGCCGGACGGCCCGATGTGCGCGCCCGGAGCCACCGGCTCGCCGCCATCGCGCACGCGGCCGCGGGGCGGATCGACTCCGCCCTGGCCGAGGTGGCGGCGGGGCTGGAGCCGGCGGGCGACGAGCCGGCGCCGCTCCTCCACCTGCGCGCGCAGCTCGACTGGCACCGCGGGCAGTACGCCGAGGCGCGCGAGTCGGCCCGCGCCTGCGCCGAGGCCGCGGGGCGCGCCGGCGACGCGGACCTGCTCGCCCGCAGCCACGATCTCTCCGCGCTGGCGCGCGGCATGCTCGGGGAGGCCTCCACGCCCGAGGACGAGTCGGACGCGGTGGGGCTGGCCGACCGGTGCGCGCAGGACGCCGCCCCGGAGCACCCGCTCGACCTGCACCTCGTCCTGTGGGACCGCGATCTGCTCGGCGACCTGGGCTGTGCCGAGCTGGCGCGCGGCGCGGGGCTGCTGGTGGACCGTGCCCGGCTGCGCGAGGCGCCGGAGGCCCAGGCGGCGGGCCGGCTCGGCGAGGGCACGTTCGCGCTCGCCGCCGGCCAGCTCGAGGCGGCCGAGCTCGCCATCCGCGCCGCGCTGGACGGGTTCCGCTCGGTGGGCTCGGCGCTCGGCGAGGCGCTCGCGCTCGAGCGGCTCGGCCTGCTGCTCACGGTGCTCGGGCACCTCGAGGAGGCGCGGTCGGTGCTGGGCGAGGCGGTGGTGGTGGCGGAGCGGTCCTCGCTGCGCCGGCACGCGCTCACCCGCATCCACGCCGCCGAGGTGCGCCACCGGCTCGCCTCCGGCCTCACCGCGGCGGCGGAGGACGCGCTCCACGAGGCGAGCGAGACCGCCGCCCGCCACGGCGACTGCCTGGCCTGCGACGCGGCGTTCCGGCCCGAGGCGGTGCGGGTGGCGCTGGCGCGCGGCCGGATCCCCGACGCGGACCTCGAGGTGCTGTCGCTCGAGGAGATCGCGCGGCAGCGCGGGGGCCGCGGGCTCGCGGCCGTGGCGCGCCTGGCGCGCGCGCGGGTGCTCGCGGGCCAGGGGCGCACCGACGACGCGCGGGCGGCGCTGGCGCAGGCTCGGTTCGCGTTCCTCGCCGGCGGGCAGCGCTACGACGCCGCGCGCTGCGTCCGGCTGGAGGCGCGGCTCGGCGGCGCGCTGCCGGACGACCTGAAGGCGCTCGATGCGCTGGTGCGGGTGGACGCGGACGCCTAG